The sequence AATGTTGTTTTACCCACAGGAGGGGATGCTATGGTTGCTGGTCTTGCTGCTGCTAATGTGAAACCTGATCCTGATGCAGTGGCTGATGATGGTGCAGCAGGTgaagttgaaaagaaaaagaagaagaaacataaGGAAGATGAGGAGGAGGGTAACAAGAGAAAATTGGACAACTTAGAAACATCGCCTGCACCCAGTGCTGTAAAGAAACCCAAGGTAGAGATGGTCGAGGAAGCACAGGAAGCCGTAGAGAAGGgcgaactgaaaaaagaaaagaagaagaagaaaaagaagaaagaagctGATGAAGCTGCATCCCCTGATGTAGAGTcattgaaaaaggaaaagaaaaagaaggacaaaGAGAATAATGATGCTGCATCCTCAGATGAGGAGAAGTccgagaaaaagaaaaagaagaagaagaaagataaagaatCAGAGAATGGTGATGTAACTGTTGGAACTGACGACGAAGGAAGTAAAAgcaagaagaaggagaagaagaaaaagaagaacaaagatGCACAAGAGGATTAGACGTGAAGGTCTTTGCCCCTTTCACCAATGACTGCTCCTATGTATGTTAAAATGCATGTCATGTAGTTGTTCAAAATTTTGCCGTTTATTCACTTGTTTGGGCAGGAGTTTGTTGCAGCTGGAGTTCCTGATCATAGACGTGCttattagtttattagttttATCTTTGTTATTTGTTAAGACTTGAGTATTGCAATCCACAAGGCTGTTTTCTATCTTAATCTTGTGATGTTATCTAGCTTCTTATGAcctgtttttgtatttttattgctCTGTAGATGTCAATAATAACTGAATCACACATATTCAGCAGTGTAATTGCCTTTGTGAGTGAAGCTGTCTGATGTCTTATGTGCAAGAAAAATATGTAGTTCTAGAGGCAGGATGTTCGCGAGGTGGTAGAAATATTTTCGCTCTGTTTAGCACTTCTTTCTCAGAAGGGCTGTTCAAGTGTTAAAACCATTGTCCTCGCTGAATGTATATACTTTAAATTTCGAAATGAGCTTGTTTGGCAGTATTTTTGGATCCAGATTTGAATATGTTGACAAGGAAAACAGATATTGGTGATAAATATTTGACGTCCTCTGCATGGACAATCCTTAATCCAAGGGGTTTGCTGTTCCACTTcttataagaaatatgattaaTTCATGATTTCAACTTCAACCGAGTCTCTTGTATATAAGAGAGCTATGTCGCGTTTTCTTATCTGCAGCATTAGAACTAAGTCAGCTCTTTGATAGGCCATGGTTGATGATGAGATTGAGGCATATATGCTACTTTTGGTATATTGAGGTCTTGTTTAGTATATATAGTTATTTCTTGTCCttcaaatattttactcagaTACAAATTATTCCTCAAGACTACTTTATAATGTGAAACACTTCAAATTTAACATGGAAGTTGAAACGTTGGGTTGGCGCAGAAAGTGTCCGCGAAGTTGAAGGACTATGGTGGTTCAAAGTGATGCTCAAAGCACATGAATTATGCACCTCTGAATCTAAGGGACCACTTTgtattattttctctattttactCAACGTACATGGTGTTTGATTCATGTGTATGTAGTATTTTGACTCTGCTAATCTTACTCCAAGAGACCTCATGAGAGTTGCAGAAACTGTTGTTCTGGTTGTGCTGTTCTAATCTAACATGGAAGGAAAATAGAAACACTGAAGATTGCTtataaaaattgacatttttacATTTCTTGCTAAATAAATGTAAAGAAAACGAACACGCGGGCGACCATATAAGAAGACAATTACTCATTCCTTCAACCATTATATGAGGAGTGAAAAAATGGGATGGGGACACACATGAAAGTGCTGGGACTGTTGACAACCAAGTGAACTGAGTTTAGGGTGGTAATTCAAGTATAGAGAGACAAATAGCTTTTATTAGTCGCCCCAAATGACAAACTTAACTGGGGTATTTCAAATCAAGACAGGAGCTTTTATTAGCCACCTATGCAGTAGCAAGAAACCCTTGGGCGCTTAATAGCCATGATGAGTTCATCACCGTGGCATAAAGGGCAAGCATATGTAGGGGCGAAAGGCCTATCTCACTTGTAGAGTTTCAATTGTGCAGGTGGTTTATGTAGCAACTTCTCAATCAACAGCTAGTTGCACTATAATCTACCTGGGAGTAGGGATTCTTGccacaaagaaagaagaaaagacagaTGATATAACAGACCGTGTGGCATATTGAACCAAATCCTTCCTCATCACACTCATAGAACTCATAACCTCATTTTCCCATTATTGTAATACTCTACAAATCTAACTACCATTAAAGgcaagaaaataatcaaacagaCTTTCACATGTCACCGCATTTCAATTTTTCAGAGGTAAGCCAGTCCTTGGTAGCACTCAAGTCGGGCAGCACAGTTGCCCCAGATTTCCTCCAATCAACAGCATCGGCAGTCTTGAACCTGTCCAACAATAAAGCATGCATCCCAACACTTCTCGCAGGTAAGTAGTCTTTCCTCATGCTATCTCCAATGTGAAGCACTTCTCCCGGTGCTACATTTCCTGCTTTCTTCAAGGCGATCTCATATATCCTTGGATCCggtttttcaacaccttcaagaCCGGAGAATACACCGAAGTCCCACTCAGATCCCTGATTTTAGTCACACACAAAAAGGGGTTCACAACTACTTCATGGTTTTCAGTATTTGTAGGAAAAGATTAAGATCAGCTAAAACTAAATAGAAGATGTAATATAGAAAAATGAAATGAGAACCAATGTGTATAACCTGATTCAATCCTAATGCAGGGAGAATTACATCCTGATACCGATACTCAGCATTGCTGACCAACCCAACCGTAACGCCACTCTCACGGAGCCATCTGAGGAACGGTATTGCATCAGGAAAAATGCTATAAGGTGCAGAAGAACCAAAAGTAGAATATATGCGTCTAAATATCCTCTCAAATGTTTCCTCATCATATTCATAACCTGCCtgtcaaagaaagaaaatatgcTAATATCAgtagaaagataaaataagtaCACTTCAGATCTGAAATCATAATTCTAGAACAAATGGCTTCTGAGACTATCTGTGAAGATACTGACAAGCAAAccacaacatacccagtatattcccacaaagtgggatctggTTACTGACAAGCGAATATCTCAAAATAATGTCATGCACAATACCTGAACAAAAGAATCCCTGACACAAGTCTTCCACCACACAATGTTAGGAATCTTTTCAGCAAATCCAAAACATGGATGCTTCTTTGCCATTTCTGTATATGCTAGTTTAAAACCCTCATGAACCCGCTTATAGTCAGGACATTGCTGCCCGGCAGCTTTGGCTGCCATGCAATAATAGTCACCCAGCTCTCCTTTGTAAGCAATGAGTGTACCGGTGACATCAAGTGTGATGCAGCGTAACCTTGTTAAAATAGACATTATAAATAATTGTACAGCAAACTCTACTCTGTGTTTTACAATTTCACAATCCTGCATTAGAATTTTTAGCAATCACGTCATATACATCATTAATCCGGTGACAAACATTTTTTTAGATAACCAGTGCCAGCCACAATCACTTATAAGCTATGGTATTCCCAATCTCTTCAAGGCACAAAAGAAAAGGAGCTCACTGAATCCAGACAACAAGATAATCGATATCAGTTGATTGTTCTAATGCTACACAAACTCCACAACTTTCAAAGAAATGATACAAAACCTGGTTAAATTAAAAGGGGTGGGTACTATTCCACGAAAATTGATATGACAAAGCCTTTAGGAGTTGGTGCCTACAGCTCAGCGAATTAAACCTAACAAACACTTGAAGGAGAGAGGCATCCTATAAGTGTATAGAACGACTCAGGAAGTCACATCAATCCCGCAATTTTTTGTTTGGTGGTTAAGCTATCATCTTAATTCTGCATGTATGATGGACGTTTCCTGTAACCTTATAATAACATAACAACTATCTCTAAGAGAACCAAGGTCCAGTGCAATATTTCAAAACATTAAATAAGACGTCCGATAAATCTACCATATAATAGGCATTGTCTCCATGCTAACGTTTATAATCTAAATAAAGCTATGGACTTTAAGATGCCTTGACATACCTAATATGAAAACTTGGTGTTAGTCCATCCAAATCTttcaacaacaaacccagtgtattcccacgaagtgaggtctggggagggtaaaatgtaccatccataccgctacctccgaagaagtagagaggttgtttccaatagacgcccggctcaagataaagaatagtacaCAAGatcgtaatgaaacatgaaacaggatggatgacataacagaaataaggaataagaaataataaaaatagatatcaGAGAAATACGAGCAAttcgaaataagaaataagaaataggacagCCACCTAGTAGcatacactcacagaccaaagacacccaccacacgCAAACTCTCCTGACTAGAGGCTCCTACTCCTGAACACAGTCCTAGGATAATTAACCCAGCTACACAAGCGCTCTCCTACAGTTAAAAAACTTGCTAAATTGGACCAGTTAAATGGATACTTACTGACACAGGTACCCAATATATCCATACCTGAATACAGGTAACATATGACTGAAAATTCTCGTATATACACACAAAAGAAAACAAGATTAACTCCTACAAGTCAGGATAAACGAATCAATCAAGGATTTTGTAGCCTTGATTCAAATGCATGAGATCAGTCAGAGATGGTCTGAGCTGAAGGAAACAATAGATCAATTGTAAGTCGATCCAAATGTTAACCTTATGCACAGATTCCATGAACCAGCAAACTACTGAATGACCCTAGATTTCGTATAAGATTAGGCATTCCTCAGGAAATACATGCCAGAAGATAAGCTTATGAATAGACTAGTCTGACCTGGAACATCCAGCAGTCAATTTAGAAGAAGTTGCCAAATCACTTAACAACTTAGGAGGAATTAAATAACATAATGGATTAACGCCTGTTCTGCTACTTATTGGTTTTTCCTAAATACCAAGGGGCAAAATCTGATGCCTTCCACAACTGATCATGTGGTTCAGAGATATTTGTTTAAAATAACAAGCATATCATCTTTGACAGTGATTTTAGAAGATATAAAACACAAAACATCTCTATTGATGTGCCAGCAAACATCTACGCATCATCCAAACCTATTCAAAGACAGataaacccaaaaaagaaaaattgtacttagtcaTAAACCTGCAAGGTTTAAAAATCCAGAACCTCAACGAACCAGGCCAGACATCTCCACACCATAGGTCAGCGTACCGATAAAATTTCAATTTCTGATGATCTGCATTATCCCTATTCACCCATTCCTCAATCCCATACTAAGGATCAGCTGAATGAGACAGCCGTTGGATGGGAATGTCACATCATATGATGAATATCAGCTCAACACAAGAAAAAAGTAAATCTTTCTTGTCCAAAACAAACTTGTCAACCATTTGATAAATCACACGCAACAGACAGACTAAATCCTAATCCACGCCAGTTTAATTCAAATTCCTAAAACATCACAAGtcactttagaaaataaaaaatacaatgaGATCATCATCGTattgccttttcctttttctataaATGGGGTTCATCCAAAATGTAATAAcaccaagaaaaagtaaaaaagctAGAAAAAAGACAAAACTTTAGAACAAGAAAACAATCAGCATCAAATGAAAATCAAACAATCTACCTCACCAAATTAATTCATAAAGAAGCCTAACATTTCTTTTCAGCTTTCACGCACCACGGTGACATTTCATTTCCACGTTCATGTACAGACACAAAATCGCAAGAAATGCAGGCTTATGAATCCAACTATGGCTTCATTTATGTAAACTCAGAAGCTGCTGGTGATCTTTTACACAAAAAGATcaaatttttacacaaaaagaTCAACTTTAAACACAAAAAGATCAAATTTttagaccaaaagatcaaatttttacAGAAAAAGATCAATTTTTTTAACCAAGAAATGAGGTAAAAGATGGATTTGAAGCATACCCAGAAGCTCAAAATGGATGTGAAAGAGAATCGCTTCCATAAATGGCTATGTTTTGCAAGTAAAGTTAGATTCTTGaaaaagtatatatgtatattcaattcATTAATCAGCTTCTTTTTCCCAGATACAATTAAATCAACTTTCTACTCTTATGTCAGTTTTATACTAGTAGCGTAATTACCTTTAAAACCATATTTGCACCAAAGTCCTTTAGGTTTGTTCTTTTTAACTTTTTGGACCTTGTATAACAGAAGTTGTTGGCATTTCTTTATTAGAATAATTAGATTGAACACAGAGGCGGACCTAAGTATATTTTCGGGGTGTTTCGGCATCCATTAAATTCGATGCAGAATAgataaaattacatagaaaatatatgaaaattgatataaaacatataaaatatccattaaaacaaaaaattggtTGGTTGCACTGTCATTTAAGTTGATTTTGTATTTCTCCACTGACGAGGCATCTCGAGTTTGAATCTTGttgaggtaattttttatttttttccattttttaattttttaagtgcCCATAATCCTTAAATTCTGGGTTCGCTTTTAAATGAATATAAAATGAGAATTCAATTTGTCTAAATTAACACAAAATTGGTGATTTAActaattatgcattatgaatatCTCTTTTTATGGAATGTCGTTGATTAAACATTGTTCAATTTAGTTACATAACTCGtggttattaaaaaatttaatgaacattttttatataattttataattgtaGAAGAATCAATTTTTAGAACCTGTATTAGCTTGTTAACTATTATGAAGTCACTTGGTTGGTCTTTCGctaaatttaattaatataataaaatcaacataatgaTACATCGTTCGATGAGTATTTTAAGAAGAATTAATCTTAGTACAAAATAATTTGTATGAGTTATCTTGTGTTTACTTTGTATAAACTAACTAATTAGTAGGCGCTTGtcctaaatattttttattttatttaaattttatggaATTGAATATGAAGTTATATTTATTATACCTTTTGCAAAGAATATTTGAAGTAACATCCATACTTGCATATACGTAAAGAGTACACCTTCAAAAGTGAAAATgcattgaaaaataaattacaaactatttttaaaatttgaaatacaaattttaattttttacgataaaaaaaaatattttgagcaattaattacttttataaacCTTACCAATCcttcatattaaaaaaaaaaaaaactgaaatgtACAATTTCTTGAAAAAGGGTGCCTGTAaatgaaagattaaaaaattGAAGGGTAAGTTTGCAAATATTCTCGGCAAACGAAGCAAAAGAAAACCATGGACGCAGTTTTGTTTTCCAATGGATTTTGCATTAACTTTGCCTTAAATAGCATATTGTTTCTCATATCATGAATCTATCACCCTCTAATTGAATTTAGTGCACAAATTAACTTGTCCTTCACTTCAATTAATCTTGTTATGTGATATAAGtaataaattttgattatttttaacaGTATTAAATACTGCCTCCGTTTCATAACAGTTAGCCCCTATAGATTTGGCAcgcccattaagaaaaatatttattagagggtcattttatcaaattagccttatta comes from Capsicum annuum cultivar UCD-10X-F1 chromosome 2, UCD10Xv1.1, whole genome shotgun sequence and encodes:
- the LOC107859698 gene encoding haloacid dehalogenase-like hydrolase domain-containing protein 3; amino-acid sequence: MSILTRLRCITLDVTGTLIAYKGELGDYYCMAAKAAGQQCPDYKRVHEGFKLAYTEMAKKHPCFGFAEKIPNIVWWKTCVRDSFVQAGYEYDEETFERIFRRIYSTFGSSAPYSIFPDAIPFLRWLRESGVTVGLVSNAEYRYQDVILPALGLNQGSEWDFGVFSGLEGVEKPDPRIYEIALKKAGNVAPGEVLHIGDSMRKDYLPARSVGMHALLLDRFKTADAVDWRKSGATVLPDLSATKDWLTSEKLKCGDM